A window of the Kosakonia sp. BYX6 genome harbors these coding sequences:
- a CDS encoding MFS transporter, producing MQSPQLAPDAHKRALIAGSIGNFIEWYEFAVYGFLATVIAKNFFQLAGDAGLTSLILTYASFAIAFFFRPLGAIVFGRIGDRLGRKPTLIIVLVLMTLATAAIGLVPVYASIGIAAPLIITGLRILQGLFAGGEYGGAVSLMTEFAPRGKRGLYGAWQSFTVALGLLTGAGIVALLSAVLTPEALHDWGWRIPFFLALPMGVVALWLRVSMEETPSFVQQQEKPVAERANRAATLKAIGMGIGRVMVWSAAGYTYLVIMPAYLQSALHTGFNQALLIAVISNIGFALTIIPSGMLSDRIGRRTVMVVATALLLILALPLLKMLQAESSTLAVKAVVVLIAGGLVGMLAGPGPAMLAEMFPTHVRYTGLGVAYSLSNALFSGCAGLIITGLIKETGNVDIPAYYVMATAVVSIVALMTLRKDDHLRSLEE from the coding sequence ATGCAATCACCCCAACTTGCGCCAGATGCGCACAAGCGCGCTTTAATTGCAGGATCTATCGGCAACTTTATCGAGTGGTACGAATTTGCGGTTTACGGCTTTCTGGCCACCGTTATCGCGAAAAACTTTTTCCAACTTGCAGGCGACGCGGGGCTGACCAGCCTGATCCTCACCTATGCGTCGTTCGCCATCGCGTTCTTCTTCCGCCCGCTCGGCGCGATCGTTTTTGGCCGTATCGGCGATCGTCTCGGGCGCAAACCGACGCTGATTATTGTGCTGGTATTGATGACGCTCGCCACCGCCGCGATTGGCCTCGTGCCGGTATATGCGAGCATTGGCATCGCCGCGCCGCTGATAATCACCGGTTTGCGCATTTTGCAGGGCTTGTTCGCCGGGGGTGAATATGGCGGCGCGGTGTCGCTAATGACGGAATTCGCTCCGCGCGGTAAACGCGGTCTTTATGGGGCCTGGCAATCATTTACCGTCGCGCTGGGGTTATTAACCGGCGCGGGTATTGTGGCGTTGCTTTCCGCCGTGTTGACACCCGAAGCGCTGCATGACTGGGGCTGGCGCATTCCTTTCTTTCTGGCATTGCCGATGGGGGTCGTCGCGCTGTGGCTGCGGGTGAGCATGGAGGAGACGCCGAGTTTTGTGCAGCAGCAGGAAAAGCCGGTGGCCGAGCGGGCAAACCGTGCCGCCACGCTGAAAGCGATTGGCATGGGCATTGGCCGGGTGATGGTGTGGTCGGCGGCGGGTTATACCTACCTTGTGATCATGCCTGCGTATCTGCAATCCGCGCTGCATACCGGCTTTAACCAGGCGCTGTTGATCGCGGTGATTTCCAATATTGGTTTTGCGTTGACCATCATTCCCTCCGGCATGTTAAGCGATCGTATCGGGCGGCGAACGGTGATGGTGGTTGCCACCGCGCTGCTGTTAATCCTCGCCCTGCCGTTGCTGAAAATGTTACAGGCGGAGTCCAGCACGCTGGCGGTGAAAGCGGTTGTGGTGCTGATCGCCGGCGGTCTGGTCGGCATGTTGGCTGGCCCCGGCCCGGCGATGCTGGCAGAGATGTTCCCGACACACGTGCGTTACACCGGGCTTGGCGTGGCGTATTCGCTGTCGAATGCCCTCTTTTCGGGCTGCGCGGGGTTGATCATCACCGGGTTAATTAAAGAGACCGGCAATGTGGATATTCCGGCGTATTACGTGATGGCAACGGCGGTGGTCAGTATTGTGGCGTTGATGACACTCAGGAAAGACGACCATTTACGGTCATTAGAGGAGTGA
- the rlmB gene encoding 23S rRNA (guanosine(2251)-2'-O)-methyltransferase RlmB, whose amino-acid sequence MSEMIYGIHAVQALLERAPERFQEVFILKGREDKRLLPLIHALEAQGVVIQVANRQYLDEKSEGAVHQGIIARVKPGRQYQENDLPDLIASLDQPFFLILDGVTDPHNLGACLRSADAAGVHAVIVPKDKSAQLNATAKKVACGAAENVPLIRVTNLARTLRLLQEENIWIVGTAGEADHTLFQSKMTGPMALVMGAEGEGMRRLTREHCDELISIPMAGSVSSLNVSVATGICLFEAVRQRS is encoded by the coding sequence ATGAGTGAAATGATTTACGGCATCCATGCGGTGCAGGCACTGCTGGAGCGCGCTCCCGAGCGTTTTCAGGAAGTTTTTATTCTGAAAGGCCGCGAAGACAAACGTCTGCTGCCGCTGATTCACGCACTGGAAGCGCAGGGCGTGGTTATCCAGGTGGCGAACCGCCAGTATCTGGATGAGAAAAGCGAAGGCGCGGTGCACCAGGGGATCATTGCACGCGTGAAACCGGGGCGTCAGTATCAGGAAAATGATCTGCCGGATCTGATCGCCAGCCTCGACCAACCTTTCTTCCTGATCCTTGACGGCGTGACGGATCCGCATAACCTGGGCGCCTGTTTGCGCAGCGCCGATGCGGCGGGCGTGCATGCGGTGATCGTGCCGAAAGATAAATCCGCGCAGTTGAATGCGACGGCCAAAAAAGTGGCCTGCGGCGCGGCGGAAAATGTTCCGTTGATTCGCGTGACCAACCTGGCGCGCACCCTGCGTTTGTTGCAGGAAGAGAATATTTGGATCGTCGGTACGGCGGGAGAAGCGGATCACACGCTGTTTCAGAGCAAAATGACCGGGCCAATGGCGCTGGTGATGGGTGCGGAAGGCGAAGGGATGCGCCGTTTGACGCGTGAACATTGCGATGAGCTGATCAGCATTCCGATGGCGGGCAGCGTGTCATCCTTGAACGTTTCTGTTGCCACCGGTATTTGCCTGTTCGAAGCGGTACGTCAGCGCAGTTAA
- a CDS encoding ABC transporter ATP-binding protein, whose translation MTLPLLAVRHLSKTFHRHGQTVQAVEDVSFAIQPGETWALVGESGSGKSTTGRLILGLTPASGGDVLFAGRSLLTQSAAQWRSVRKDMQMIFQDPLSSLDPKRTVGYSLQEPLIIHGIGKCKEAVAEMLTHVGLRPEDAARYPHEFSGGQRQRIGIARALILKPKLIICDEPVSALDVSIQSQILNLLMSLQREYGLAYLFITHDLNVVRHIADRVGVMYRGNIVEQGSSEAIFTRPQHDYTRYLLSAMLPAQPVSLGKPRAVVNG comes from the coding sequence ATGACCCTTCCGCTGTTGGCCGTGCGCCATCTGTCGAAAACCTTTCACCGCCACGGGCAAACTGTGCAGGCGGTCGAAGATGTCAGTTTTGCCATTCAACCCGGCGAAACCTGGGCGCTGGTGGGGGAGTCCGGCAGTGGTAAAAGCACCACCGGGCGCTTGATCCTCGGCTTAACGCCCGCGTCCGGCGGCGACGTGCTGTTTGCAGGCCGCTCGTTGCTCACGCAAAGCGCGGCGCAGTGGCGCAGTGTGCGTAAAGATATGCAGATGATTTTTCAGGATCCGCTCTCATCCCTCGACCCGAAACGCACGGTCGGTTACAGCCTGCAAGAACCGCTGATCATCCACGGCATCGGCAAGTGCAAAGAAGCGGTGGCGGAAATGCTGACGCACGTTGGCCTGCGCCCGGAAGATGCGGCGCGTTATCCGCATGAATTTTCCGGCGGACAGCGCCAGCGTATTGGCATTGCCCGCGCGCTGATCCTCAAACCGAAGCTGATTATCTGCGACGAGCCGGTGTCGGCATTGGATGTGTCGATCCAGTCGCAAATCCTCAACTTGTTGATGTCGCTCCAGCGCGAATATGGTCTGGCGTACCTGTTTATCACCCATGATTTGAATGTGGTGCGCCACATTGCTGACCGGGTGGGCGTGATGTATCGCGGCAATATTGTTGAACAAGGCAGCAGCGAAGCGATATTTACCCGTCCGCAGCATGACTACACGCGTTATTTGTTGAGCGCGATGTTGCCTGCGCAACCGGTTAGCTTGGGGAAGCCGCGCGCGGTGGTGAATGGTTAA
- a CDS encoding ABC transporter ATP-binding protein, producing the protein MVETVLRVDELRVHFATHHGVVAPVRNVSFQVNAGETLGIIGESGCGKSVTAQAVMGLLPVRSSRVEGHVHLGETALHTLSRNARRQLSGRRMAMIFQDPLSSLNPVMSVGEQIDESLRLHTSLNRAQRREKIVQLLTQVGIREPERSANAWPHELSGGMRQRVMIAMAIAVSPSLLIADEPTTALDATIQAQILDLLAELQQQTGMGMMFITHDLSVVARLCQRVVVLYAGQIVEETDVHTLFANPRHPYTRALMAARPSLDRAPKTALPEIPGRVPALDALPIGCAFADRCPLAQPRCRAQPPGLRPVGLPSHQVRCWRADETGVLAS; encoded by the coding sequence ATGGTTGAAACGGTGCTGCGCGTCGACGAATTGCGGGTGCATTTTGCGACGCACCACGGCGTTGTCGCGCCGGTGCGCAATGTTTCTTTCCAGGTGAACGCCGGTGAAACGTTGGGCATTATCGGCGAATCCGGCTGTGGAAAAAGTGTTACCGCACAGGCGGTGATGGGGCTGCTGCCCGTGCGCAGTAGCCGCGTGGAAGGGCACGTGCATCTTGGGGAAACGGCCTTACACACTTTGTCGCGAAACGCACGCCGCCAACTCAGCGGCCGCCGGATGGCGATGATTTTTCAGGATCCGCTCTCCAGCCTTAACCCGGTGATGAGCGTCGGCGAGCAGATCGACGAAAGCTTGCGCCTGCATACCTCGCTGAACCGTGCGCAGCGGCGGGAAAAAATCGTGCAATTACTGACGCAGGTCGGCATTCGCGAACCTGAGCGCAGCGCTAATGCCTGGCCGCATGAGCTTTCCGGCGGCATGCGCCAGCGCGTAATGATCGCCATGGCGATTGCGGTGTCGCCGTCGCTGCTGATTGCCGATGAACCGACCACCGCGCTGGATGCGACCATTCAGGCGCAAATCCTCGATCTGCTGGCAGAACTTCAGCAGCAGACCGGCATGGGCATGATGTTTATCACTCACGATCTGAGCGTCGTCGCGCGGTTGTGCCAGCGCGTGGTGGTGCTGTATGCCGGGCAAATCGTGGAGGAAACCGATGTCCATACCCTCTTTGCCAACCCGCGCCACCCGTACACGCGCGCGCTGATGGCGGCGCGCCCGTCGCTGGATCGCGCGCCGAAAACAGCGTTGCCGGAGATCCCCGGCCGCGTGCCTGCGCTGGATGCACTGCCAATCGGTTGCGCGTTTGCCGATCGTTGCCCGCTGGCGCAGCCGCGCTGTCGCGCCCAGCCGCCGGGGCTGCGGCCTGTTGGCTTACCTTCTCACCAGGTTCGCTGTTGGCGGGCCGATGAAACCGGAGTCCTGGCATCATGA
- a CDS encoding ABC transporter permease — protein sequence MIRPKNPTLLIWPAVLLAIVVLSFFASALSPFDPYSIDPLSRLKPPSLTHWFGTDNFGRDLFVRVALAVRVSLSIGAAVAVISGAIGLAVGLLCAWYRPVDRVLMRVCDGLFAFPSLLLAIAIVGVLGPTIANVVLALALVYVPSIARVIRGAAMVIKAKNFVEALRAQGASASRIIWLHLLPNVVSPFIVQVSWVFSVAILTEAALSFLGSGVPAPMPSLGNLLLEGKAVIFTAWWMTFFPGIAIVLLILALNIIGDDLRDNADPTLKPLPRRVLRLLKKGDQHG from the coding sequence ATGATCAGGCCAAAAAACCCGACGCTGCTGATCTGGCCTGCCGTGCTGCTGGCGATTGTTGTGCTGTCGTTTTTTGCCAGCGCCTTAAGCCCGTTCGATCCTTACAGCATCGATCCGTTGAGCCGCCTGAAGCCGCCTTCGTTAACGCACTGGTTCGGCACAGACAATTTTGGTCGCGATCTGTTTGTGCGCGTCGCGCTGGCGGTGCGGGTGTCGCTTTCCATTGGCGCGGCGGTGGCGGTGATTTCTGGCGCGATTGGGCTGGCCGTTGGGCTGCTGTGCGCCTGGTATCGCCCGGTCGATCGCGTCTTAATGCGCGTTTGCGATGGGCTGTTTGCGTTTCCGTCGCTGCTGCTGGCGATCGCCATTGTCGGCGTGCTCGGGCCGACGATTGCCAATGTGGTTTTAGCCCTGGCGCTGGTGTACGTGCCGTCCATCGCGCGGGTGATTCGCGGCGCGGCGATGGTTATCAAAGCGAAAAACTTTGTCGAAGCGCTACGCGCGCAGGGAGCGTCGGCGTCGCGCATTATCTGGCTGCACCTGCTGCCGAATGTGGTGTCGCCGTTTATCGTGCAGGTCAGTTGGGTCTTTTCGGTGGCGATCCTCACCGAAGCGGCGCTCAGCTTTCTTGGCTCCGGCGTACCGGCGCCGATGCCGAGCCTCGGCAATCTGCTGCTGGAAGGCAAAGCGGTGATCTTTACCGCCTGGTGGATGACGTTTTTTCCCGGTATCGCGATTGTGTTGCTGATCCTTGCGCTAAATATCATCGGCGACGATCTGCGTGATAACGCCGATCCGACCCTCAAACCGCTGCCGCGCCGGGTGCTGCGTCTGCTTAAAAAAGGGGATCAACATGGTTGA
- a CDS encoding ABC transporter permease has protein sequence MKRFLFHRLLALLPVLFVVSVVVFCLVHLAPGDPVLVILGNDASPADVAALRQQMGLDRPLLMQFFHWFGAVLSGDLGHSLFLNNSVMALFLQHLTPTVALALYAQVLALALGLAGGVISAWQHGRLADRAIRALATFGMSVPGFLLGLFLIFVFAVQLRWFPVVGYRSTNTDLLLNLWYLTLPAIALGLRIAALIARMTRAVMLDVLQEGFINTARAKGVPEQRVLLIHTLKNALIPILTICGESFASLVTGTIVIESVFGIPGVGSLIVDSIERRDVTVIQGVVLLITVAYVLINLAVDLLSYLADPRLSVEGVDP, from the coding sequence ATGAAGCGGTTTCTGTTTCACCGTTTGCTGGCGCTGCTACCGGTGCTGTTTGTCGTGTCGGTGGTGGTGTTCTGCCTGGTGCACCTGGCGCCGGGCGACCCGGTGCTGGTGATTTTGGGCAACGACGCCAGCCCGGCGGATGTCGCCGCCCTGCGCCAGCAAATGGGGCTGGACAGGCCGCTTCTGATGCAATTTTTCCACTGGTTTGGCGCGGTGCTGTCCGGCGATCTCGGCCATTCGCTGTTTCTGAATAACAGTGTGATGGCGCTGTTTTTACAGCATCTGACACCGACCGTGGCGCTGGCACTTTACGCGCAAGTGCTGGCACTGGCGCTTGGGCTGGCGGGCGGCGTGATAAGTGCCTGGCAACACGGGCGGCTGGCGGATCGGGCGATCCGCGCGCTGGCAACCTTCGGCATGTCGGTGCCGGGCTTTCTGCTCGGCCTGTTTCTGATCTTCGTGTTCGCCGTGCAGTTGCGCTGGTTTCCGGTGGTGGGTTACCGCTCGACCAACACCGACCTGCTGCTGAACCTCTGGTATTTGACGCTGCCCGCCATTGCGCTTGGGTTGCGCATCGCCGCGCTGATCGCCCGCATGACCCGCGCCGTGATGCTGGATGTGCTGCAAGAAGGCTTTATCAACACCGCGCGCGCCAAAGGGGTGCCGGAGCAGCGCGTGCTGCTGATTCATACGCTGAAAAATGCGCTGATCCCGATTTTGACCATCTGCGGGGAATCCTTCGCTTCGCTGGTCACCGGCACGATCGTCATTGAAAGCGTGTTTGGCATTCCGGGTGTCGGATCGCTGATTGTCGACTCGATCGAGCGGCGCGACGTGACGGTGATCCAGGGCGTGGTGTTGCTGATTACCGTCGCTTACGTGCTGATCAATCTGGCGGTGGATCTGCTCAGTTATCTCGCCGATCCGCGCTTATCCGTAGAAGGGGTTGACCCATGA
- a CDS encoding ABC transporter substrate-binding protein, with protein sequence MKTIFSAAALLLAAVLPWENTLAQGVNRDATLNIAYGNRPGTLDPYLTTNSATTDVDRNIFESLFTINARFEPVPELVESYTLSDDRKTYTFVLRDGIHFHDGQLLTADDVVASMNRWLAVSTQGKANLPGAQFSKVDAHTVTLTLPKPSLITLNVLADVKNIASIMPKRIIDAANSSKKPVTELIGTGPYKLAEFKTSDYLHLTRYDQYVSRSEPSSGLAGQKKADVKDIWFRYITDESTRLAGAMTGEYDLVLQLPKDNIDTLRSAPDLSLFQPQSGGSLITYLFNKQQGPFANVKLRQAFNLALDVHQALLAGYSDPRFFKEDPSLGFPDQVDWYSEAGKPYWNQHKLDEARQLVKASGYHGEEVVIIATKEYAELYNLAIVAQQVLKQIGVKSRLDVYDWPTVLQRRQDPKNFDLCALEFSMRQVLHQYPFLDSRAKFPGLTNSPEIDAVLDAIKQAPSLKEAKGLVDKLNVLSWQYLPVIVLGHTTPDAVAVKNNVQGYQDLIGPVLWNISISQG encoded by the coding sequence ATGAAAACGATTTTTTCTGCCGCCGCCCTGTTGCTGGCGGCGGTTTTACCCTGGGAAAACACACTGGCGCAGGGCGTCAATCGCGACGCCACGCTGAACATTGCCTACGGCAACCGCCCCGGCACGCTCGATCCTTATCTGACCACCAACAGCGCGACCACCGATGTCGATCGCAATATTTTTGAGTCGCTGTTCACCATCAACGCCAGGTTTGAACCAGTGCCGGAACTGGTGGAAAGCTACACGCTGAGCGATGACCGCAAAACCTACACCTTTGTGCTGCGCGACGGCATTCATTTCCACGACGGGCAGTTGCTGACCGCCGATGATGTGGTGGCGTCAATGAACCGCTGGCTGGCGGTTTCCACGCAGGGCAAAGCCAACTTGCCCGGCGCGCAGTTCAGCAAGGTGGATGCGCACACCGTGACGTTGACGCTGCCGAAACCGTCGCTGATCACGCTGAACGTGCTGGCGGATGTGAAAAACATCGCCTCGATTATGCCCAAACGCATTATCGACGCGGCGAACAGCAGCAAAAAACCGGTCACCGAACTGATTGGCACCGGGCCGTACAAACTGGCGGAGTTCAAAACCAGCGATTACCTGCACCTGACGCGCTACGACCAGTATGTCTCGCGCAGCGAACCGTCGAGCGGGCTTGCCGGGCAGAAAAAAGCCGACGTGAAAGATATCTGGTTTCGCTACATCACCGATGAGTCCACGCGGCTTGCCGGGGCGATGACCGGCGAATATGACCTGGTGCTCCAGTTGCCGAAAGACAATATCGACACCCTGCGCAGCGCGCCGGATCTTTCGCTGTTCCAGCCGCAGAGCGGCGGATCGCTGATCACCTATCTGTTCAATAAACAGCAGGGGCCGTTTGCCAACGTCAAACTGCGTCAGGCGTTTAACCTCGCGCTGGATGTCCACCAGGCGCTGCTGGCGGGTTACAGCGATCCGCGTTTCTTTAAAGAAGATCCGTCGCTCGGTTTCCCTGACCAGGTGGACTGGTACAGCGAAGCCGGGAAACCGTACTGGAATCAACACAAGCTCGACGAAGCGCGCCAGTTGGTGAAAGCCTCCGGTTATCACGGCGAAGAGGTGGTGATTATCGCCACCAAAGAGTACGCCGAGCTGTATAACCTGGCGATTGTCGCCCAGCAGGTGTTAAAGCAGATTGGCGTCAAATCGCGCCTCGATGTTTACGACTGGCCAACGGTGCTGCAACGCCGCCAGGATCCGAAAAACTTTGACCTCTGCGCGCTGGAATTTTCCATGCGCCAGGTGCTGCATCAATACCCATTCCTGGATTCCCGCGCCAAATTCCCTGGTTTGACCAACAGCCCGGAAATCGACGCTGTGCTGGATGCCATCAAACAAGCGCCATCCCTGAAAGAGGCGAAAGGGCTGGTGGATAAGCTCAATGTGCTGAGCTGGCAATACCTGCCGGTGATTGTGCTCGGCCACACCACGCCGGATGCGGTGGCGGTGAAAAACAACGTGCAGGGATATCAGGACTTGATTGGCCCGGTGCTGTGGAATATCAGCATCAGCCAGGGCTGA
- a CDS encoding M20 family metallopeptidase produces MSISELQARLEQSIDQHREEYIAIAKDIHAHPETGNNEYYANGLLTALLEKHGFTVTSNVAGHETAFYAVKESGKPGPTIAFLAEYDALIDIGHACGHNIIGVTSIAAAVALSETLPETGGKVVVLGTPAEEGGLRGKGGPNGNVKARFVEHGFLQDVDAALMVHPAGKTRLSGPSLANNHLYFHFYGKPSHAGSSPHKGVNALDALVLLYNGISVLRQQLPDGVRVHGIITNGGQAPNVIPEYASAHYYIRAYTREQVIELEPRLRAIAEGVALATGTTVKIEHQVGPRDFRINHTLNGVLLEEFTAAGETVELREKEGLGSTDAGDISHAVPTAHPYIKIGPDELIGHTVPFREAANSPQGYAALVTGARVLARTGLRLLTDAALLQQTKDEFTGRQTTKAA; encoded by the coding sequence ATGAGCATTAGCGAATTACAAGCCCGTCTGGAACAGAGTATTGACCAACACCGCGAGGAGTATATTGCGATAGCGAAAGATATCCACGCGCACCCGGAAACCGGCAACAACGAGTATTACGCCAACGGTTTGCTCACCGCGCTACTGGAAAAACACGGTTTCACGGTGACCTCCAATGTCGCCGGGCACGAAACCGCGTTCTACGCAGTGAAAGAGAGCGGCAAGCCGGGGCCGACGATCGCTTTTCTCGCCGAATACGATGCGTTGATCGATATCGGCCACGCTTGCGGGCATAACATTATTGGCGTCACCAGTATTGCGGCGGCGGTGGCATTGAGTGAAACCCTGCCGGAAACCGGTGGCAAAGTGGTAGTGCTGGGCACCCCGGCGGAAGAGGGCGGTTTGCGCGGCAAAGGCGGGCCGAACGGCAACGTCAAAGCCCGTTTTGTCGAGCACGGTTTTTTACAGGATGTCGATGCCGCGCTGATGGTGCACCCGGCAGGCAAAACCCGGCTTTCCGGGCCGTCGCTGGCGAATAACCACCTCTATTTTCACTTCTACGGCAAGCCTTCTCACGCGGGCAGTTCGCCGCACAAAGGTGTTAACGCGCTGGATGCGTTAGTGCTGCTCTATAACGGCATCAGTGTGCTGCGTCAGCAATTGCCGGACGGCGTGCGCGTACACGGCATTATCACCAACGGCGGCCAGGCGCCGAACGTGATCCCTGAATATGCTTCGGCGCATTACTACATTCGCGCCTACACCCGCGAGCAAGTCATTGAGCTGGAACCGCGCCTGCGGGCGATTGCCGAAGGCGTGGCGCTGGCGACTGGCACGACGGTAAAAATTGAGCACCAGGTTGGCCCGCGCGATTTCCGCATTAATCACACGCTGAATGGTGTGCTGCTGGAGGAATTCACCGCCGCCGGGGAAACCGTCGAGCTGCGCGAAAAAGAGGGGCTGGGATCGACGGATGCCGGGGACATCAGCCACGCGGTGCCGACCGCGCACCCGTACATCAAGATTGGCCCGGATGAGTTGATTGGTCACACCGTGCCGTTTCGCGAGGCGGCGAACTCCCCGCAAGGTTATGCGGCGCTGGTCACCGGCGCGCGCGTGCTGGCGCGTACCGGGTTGCGTCTGCTGACGGATGCGGCGCTGTTGCAGCAAACCAAAGATGAATTTACCGGACGTCAGACCACGAAAGCGGCTTAA
- a CDS encoding ABC transporter ATP-binding protein, whose product MTAHIALEKVSLTFAAKPQPLTVLQNISLALSPGEFVVLLGPSGCGKSTILNLVAGFTKPDSGQVLAGGKAVQQPGPSRGMIFQQPNLFPWLSVLDNVTFGPRLGKHLKDEVNAQALDWLTRVGLKGFEHHAPWQLSGGMKQRVALARAWLPGPDVLLLDEPFGALDAQTRLMMQELLREAWLETRTTLLFVTHDVEEALFLADRILVMSARPGKIVEEITLPFGRDRDIETIAGHPQYSDIKQHVLHRVRLEAKRHLS is encoded by the coding sequence ATGACGGCGCATATCGCACTGGAAAAAGTATCTCTGACATTTGCCGCGAAACCGCAACCGTTAACCGTGCTGCAAAACATTTCGCTGGCGCTGTCGCCGGGGGAGTTTGTCGTGCTGCTCGGCCCGTCGGGCTGTGGCAAATCCACCATTCTCAACCTGGTCGCCGGTTTCACAAAACCGGACAGCGGCCAGGTGCTGGCGGGCGGCAAAGCTGTGCAGCAGCCTGGCCCGTCTCGCGGGATGATCTTCCAGCAGCCGAACCTGTTTCCGTGGTTATCGGTGCTGGATAACGTCACCTTCGGCCCACGGCTGGGCAAACACCTCAAAGACGAAGTGAACGCGCAGGCGCTGGACTGGCTGACGCGCGTTGGCCTGAAAGGGTTTGAACACCATGCGCCGTGGCAACTTTCCGGCGGCATGAAACAGCGCGTCGCTCTGGCGCGCGCCTGGCTACCCGGCCCGGATGTTTTATTGCTGGATGAACCCTTCGGCGCGCTGGATGCGCAAACGCGCTTGATGATGCAGGAGCTGCTACGTGAAGCCTGGCTGGAAACGCGCACCACGCTGCTGTTCGTCACGCACGATGTGGAAGAAGCGCTGTTTCTTGCCGACCGTATCCTCGTGATGTCGGCGCGTCCGGGGAAAATCGTTGAAGAGATTACCCTGCCGTTTGGTCGCGATCGCGATATCGAAACCATCGCCGGGCATCCGCAATACAGCGACATCAAACAGCATGTGCTGCACCGCGTTCGGCTAGAGGCGAAACGGCACTTGAGCTAG
- a CDS encoding ABC transporter permease — protein sequence MKLRQHIAISVMSVAIFFALWQVAATRQWVDPLLLPSLTDIGLTAEELLADGYRQVPLWQHIAVSLARALSAFAVAIIIGIPLGLLMGLSDGLSAVLNPFVQFLRPLPKIALIPLAVVWLGIGEASKFFLIFIATFLSVVVGASAAVERIGRARIRVAQTLGASKGQIFLRVVLPDALPELFTTVRLSIGIGWTSLIAAEMVAASSGLGWMVINASSYLRTDIVMLGILLLGGIGYLLDLLLLGLQRTLVPWAGKE from the coding sequence ATGAAATTACGTCAACATATCGCCATCAGCGTGATGTCGGTGGCGATCTTCTTTGCGCTCTGGCAAGTGGCGGCGACCCGGCAATGGGTCGATCCGCTGCTGTTGCCGTCGCTGACCGATATCGGCCTGACCGCTGAAGAGTTGTTGGCAGACGGCTACCGGCAAGTGCCGCTGTGGCAGCACATTGCGGTCAGCCTGGCGCGGGCGCTGAGCGCTTTTGCCGTCGCCATTATCATCGGCATTCCGCTGGGGTTGCTGATGGGCTTGTCGGACGGTCTTTCCGCTGTTCTCAACCCGTTCGTGCAGTTCCTGCGTCCGCTGCCGAAAATCGCGCTGATCCCGCTGGCAGTGGTGTGGTTGGGCATTGGTGAAGCCTCGAAATTCTTCCTGATTTTTATCGCCACCTTTTTAAGTGTGGTGGTCGGCGCCAGCGCGGCGGTGGAACGCATTGGTCGCGCGCGGATTCGCGTGGCGCAAACGCTGGGTGCCTCCAAAGGGCAGATCTTTTTACGCGTCGTGCTGCCGGATGCCTTGCCGGAACTGTTCACCACCGTGCGGTTGTCGATTGGCATTGGCTGGACGTCGCTTATCGCCGCCGAAATGGTCGCCGCCAGTTCGGGGCTGGGCTGGATGGTGATTAACGCCAGTTCGTATCTGCGCACCGACATCGTGATGCTCGGCATTTTGCTGCTCGGCGGCATTGGCTATTTACTGGATTTATTACTGCTGGGGCTGCAACGCACGTTGGTGCCCTGGGCGGGGAAAGAGTGA